Proteins encoded in a region of the Mycoplasma mobile 163K genome:
- a CDS encoding iron-sulfur cluster assembly scaffold protein, giving the protein MNFSNKEKTDIIMKHYSSPINKVEEIETNSKSIYRHSASCVDEINLNLKIENDFLVDAKFQGVGCAVFLSSADIFLEEIKNKPLSKVNEIANAYFDLINKKESNNLKIGKLAIFENVKIHLNRLECASLIYQAYNDFLEKHK; this is encoded by the coding sequence ATGAATTTCTCTAACAAAGAAAAAACTGACATTATCATGAAACATTATTCATCGCCTATTAATAAAGTAGAAGAAATTGAAACTAATTCTAAAAGTATATATAGACATAGTGCAAGTTGTGTAGATGAAATTAATTTAAATTTAAAAATAGAAAATGACTTTTTAGTTGATGCAAAATTTCAAGGAGTGGGGTGTGCAGTATTTTTATCTTCTGCAGACATTTTTTTAGAAGAGATAAAAAATAAACCTTTGAGTAAAGTAAACGAAATTGCAAATGCTTATTTTGATTTGATAAATAAAAAAGAATCAAATAATTTAAAAATTGGAAAACTTGCAATTTTCGAAAATGTTAAAATCCATTTAAATAGATTAGAATGTGCTTCTTTAATTTACCAAGCTTATAATGATTTTTTAGAGAAGCACAAATAA
- a CDS encoding cysteine desulfurase: MNEEFRNQFPILKKIIYLDSAALVQKPLSVIKANEEYYSNFSVNSHSSDSLLGIKALKNIEDTREKVANLINGNSNEIIITSGTTQSLNMVALMLKRLLKENDEIILSTFNHSSNMVPWIEIAKEVNAKIIFSEESENDSIINRITKKTKLIAISQVNNALLKKKNLKSLYEICKDKNIILINDAAQAVISEKIDLKNESDVVVFSSNKMFGPTGIGVLAVKKELLVKLKPAYYGGGSTVSMNGEKWESSKSIKAFEAGTPNLAGIYQFSKAIDFVQKYVLNDESKKYLLNLSIYLHQQLKLLKDIEIISQDSDFIAIFRLKKYPSQDVVSYLGHNNIYVRAGDFCVKNLKFLKENNGYIRVSLTYYNNKNDIDNLIEKIQKEAFYEFL; encoded by the coding sequence ATGAATGAGGAATTTAGAAATCAGTTTCCTATTTTAAAAAAAATAATTTATTTAGATAGTGCAGCACTAGTACAAAAACCCTTGAGTGTAATTAAAGCAAATGAAGAGTATTACTCAAATTTTTCAGTGAATTCGCACAGTTCAGACTCTTTATTAGGAATAAAAGCTTTGAAAAATATTGAAGATACTAGAGAAAAAGTAGCGAATTTAATTAATGGAAATAGTAATGAAATCATTATCACTTCAGGAACAACTCAAAGTTTAAACATGGTAGCTCTTATGTTAAAAAGATTATTAAAAGAAAATGATGAAATTATTTTATCAACTTTCAATCATTCATCTAATATGGTGCCTTGAATTGAGATAGCAAAAGAAGTAAATGCCAAAATCATTTTTTCAGAAGAAAGTGAAAATGATTCGATAATAAATAGAATTACAAAAAAAACAAAATTGATTGCAATTTCTCAAGTTAATAATGCACTGTTGAAAAAGAAAAATTTGAAGTCATTATATGAAATTTGTAAGGATAAGAATATCATTTTAATTAATGATGCTGCACAAGCTGTTATTTCTGAAAAAATTGATTTAAAAAATGAATCTGATGTAGTGGTATTTAGCTCTAATAAAATGTTTGGTCCAACTGGTATTGGTGTTCTTGCAGTTAAAAAAGAATTACTTGTAAAGTTAAAACCTGCTTATTATGGTGGTGGATCAACAGTTTCAATGAATGGAGAAAAATGAGAATCTAGTAAATCAATAAAAGCTTTTGAAGCAGGGACTCCTAATTTAGCTGGAATTTATCAGTTTAGCAAGGCAATAGATTTTGTTCAAAAATATGTTTTAAATGATGAATCTAAAAAGTATTTATTAAATTTATCTATTTATTTACATCAACAATTGAAACTATTAAAAGATATTGAAATTATTTCTCAAGATTCTGATTTTATTGCAATTTTTAGATTAAAAAAATATCCCTCTCAAGATGTTGTTTCTTATTTGGGACACAATAATATTTATGTAAGAGCTGGAGATTTTTGCGTAAAGAATCTTAAATTTTTAAAAGAAAATAACGGATATATTAGAGTTTCATTGACTTATTACAACAACAAAAATGATATAGATAATTTGATTGAAAAAATCCAAAAAGAGGCGTTTTATGAATTTCTCTAA
- a CDS encoding TlyA family RNA methyltransferase, protein MKIKLIDRVIEKFDFTNSKASLLIRNKQIIVNKKIIADPNFLTIKDDEILLNNKKEYVSRGAYKLLDAIEEFNLKKEIKNKIVLDIGSSTGGFIEVLLKYGAEKVFALDVGTNQLDYSLRINPKVISKENTNLKQISKNLFSEKIELVTCDVSFISSKEVFKVLNFLDKGVNLILLIKPQFEANSSDVLTGGIVNKEIHNDIINKVINYGSESFLLKSIKECKIKGKKSKNTEYISLFERK, encoded by the coding sequence ATGAAAATTAAATTAATAGATAGAGTGATAGAAAAATTTGACTTTACTAATTCAAAAGCTAGCTTATTAATTAGAAATAAACAAATAATTGTTAATAAAAAAATTATTGCTGACCCTAATTTTTTAACTATTAAAGATGATGAAATTTTATTAAATAACAAAAAAGAATATGTGTCAAGAGGGGCGTATAAACTTTTAGATGCAATTGAGGAATTTAATTTAAAAAAAGAAATTAAAAATAAGATTGTTTTAGATATTGGTAGTTCTACTGGAGGATTTATTGAAGTATTATTAAAGTATGGTGCTGAAAAAGTATTTGCTTTAGATGTAGGAACTAATCAATTAGATTATTCTCTTAGAATAAATCCAAAAGTTATTTCAAAAGAAAATACAAATTTGAAGCAAATTTCAAAGAACTTATTTAGCGAAAAAATTGAACTTGTTACATGTGATGTTTCTTTTATTAGTTCAAAAGAAGTTTTTAAAGTTTTAAATTTTTTAGACAAAGGAGTGAACTTAATTTTACTAATTAAACCACAATTTGAAGCAAATTCTAGTGATGTTTTAACAGGTGGTATCGTAAACAAAGAAATTCATAATGATATAATTAATAAAGTGATTAATTATGGAAGTGAAAGTTTTTTACTTAAATCTATAAAAGAATGCAAAATTAAAGGGAAAAAAAGTAAGAATACTGAATATATTAGTTTGTTTGAAAGGAAATAA
- a CDS encoding transcription antitermination protein NusB yields the protein MTKREERISLINILYKYELMEWKIDSQKIFIEEEVSKHNLKIVEWIEKKYDSIKKMILSTFTKDWEWFRINPLIRSILLVGTFELAFLDKKIVINEMIEITKEYCEYDKFKFVNGVLDNVSKIYAELKNSKKEN from the coding sequence ATGACTAAGCGAGAAGAAAGAATTTCTTTAATAAACATTCTATACAAATATGAACTAATGGAATGAAAAATTGATTCCCAAAAAATTTTTATAGAAGAAGAAGTATCAAAACATAATTTAAAAATTGTTGAATGAATTGAAAAAAAATATGATTCAATAAAAAAAATGATTCTTTCAACTTTTACTAAAGATTGAGAATGATTTAGAATTAATCCTTTGATAAGATCAATTTTGTTAGTAGGCACTTTTGAACTTGCTTTTTTAGATAAAAAAATTGTTATTAATGAAATGATTGAAATTACAAAAGAATATTGTGAGTATGACAAATTTAAATTTGTCAATGGAGTTTTAGATAATGTATCAAAAATATATGCTGAACTTAAGAATAGTAAAAAAGAAAATTAA
- a CDS encoding ECF transporter S component gives MNKIKLLTNEQLHSNVEKWKWNKANVSNFLKTNFYLSIKDIALMGILMGLYLIVAALVNYTLIGVTRINFDYLFFILIGIIFGPFKGAFWAIFADTFSLLLTGRIAFWLIHYAITPPLIAIISYFFFLLYRNKNDKLFVIPFSLSIVSLASVFAVFSLGWIRNNLKIDGLNGQVTFFAILAISLISVTVIFINIFCFLKYIRTGKNIYKRIIYILALIIFIKIFARWLWGPIAFIEYYNVFLAKGRVPFTLQRNFPIISLRIILKSALVIPLFTLLIIPLVDVTKLLQKKYFYKYDYSNSYI, from the coding sequence ATGAATAAAATAAAATTATTGACAAATGAACAATTACATAGCAATGTTGAAAAATGAAAATGAAATAAAGCGAATGTTTCAAATTTTTTAAAAACAAATTTTTATCTATCGATTAAAGATATTGCTTTGATGGGAATTTTAATGGGATTATATCTAATTGTTGCAGCTCTAGTTAATTACACTTTAATTGGTGTTACTAGAATTAATTTTGATTACTTATTTTTTATTCTTATTGGTATAATTTTTGGTCCTTTTAAAGGAGCTTTTTGAGCTATTTTTGCAGACACATTTTCTTTGTTATTAACTGGAAGAATTGCTTTTTGACTAATTCATTATGCAATAACTCCACCTTTAATTGCAATTATTTCATATTTTTTCTTTCTTTTATATAGGAATAAAAATGACAAACTATTTGTAATTCCTTTTAGTTTATCAATTGTATCTTTAGCGAGTGTTTTTGCAGTGTTTTCTTTAGGTTGAATCAGAAACAATTTAAAAATAGATGGATTAAATGGTCAAGTGACTTTTTTTGCTATTCTAGCAATTTCGCTAATTTCTGTTACTGTTATTTTTATAAATATTTTTTGTTTTTTAAAATACATTAGAACGGGGAAAAACATTTATAAAAGAATTATTTATATATTAGCATTAATAATTTTCATCAAAATATTTGCTAGATGACTATGAGGGCCAATTGCTTTTATTGAATATTATAATGTTTTTTTAGCAAAAGGAAGGGTACCATTTACTTTGCAAAGAAATTTTCCTATTATTTCTTTGAGAATTATTTTAAAATCTGCTTTAGTTATTCCTCTTTTTACTTTACTTATTATACCTTTAGTAGATGTTACAAAATTATTACAAAAAAAATATTTTTACAAATATGACTATTCTAATAGTTATATTTAA
- the topA gene encoding type I DNA topoisomerase codes for MAEKVVIVESPNKVKTISKYLGKDYEVLASVGHIVKLPASGKFQLGIDLENWEPQYVLDPTKKKVVSELKKAVKNAKEVFIATDLDREGEAIGENLVHFLNLEDKYSRIRYGEITKNAILTAMENPTKLDLNLVNAQKARRMLDRIIGFRLSKLMASKLSNYPTKPTAGRVQSIGLKLIIDRENEIKAFEPEKYHTLEAKISEDVVAEYFNSNHDGDHRSWIYPKDIEKIKKEIKGPLEVKSIKTGQRTEAQITPLKQSVVFRKVQGSSNVIQSAMQRLYEGYDEGGLISYPRTDSTRLSQTFINESKKYIEKKFGKQYFSESIKGVAGDQDAHEAIRPTDVSLTPEMAVAKYGIEGAELRVYTFIYNTTLQALMKSPIRSTLRYELENNSHKFKLSSSKVIFDGYYVIDGYDRDKELPIYTEGQKIEVKQYVYSDHETKPPARYNDGTLIQMLDDLKIGRPSTFAATVSKLKERLYVKAEATNLEPSDFGFQVLEKLLISFPGTINEEYTAKVEADLDLIAENKIDYKKVLQDFWDLFSETLDTAYLTLERTILIPEQVGEECPDDGGVLIYKNSRRGDRFIACANWPECTFTRSIAKKKWFNKKKSTEEIN; via the coding sequence ATGGCAGAAAAAGTAGTAATTGTTGAGTCTCCAAATAAAGTAAAAACAATTTCAAAATATTTAGGAAAAGATTATGAAGTTCTTGCTTCTGTAGGGCATATTGTAAAATTACCTGCTTCAGGAAAATTTCAATTAGGAATTGACTTAGAAAATTGAGAGCCACAATATGTTCTAGATCCAACAAAGAAAAAAGTTGTTTCTGAACTAAAAAAAGCTGTTAAAAATGCAAAAGAAGTTTTCATTGCAACTGATTTAGATCGTGAAGGAGAAGCAATTGGTGAAAATCTTGTTCATTTTTTAAATTTAGAGGATAAATATTCAAGAATTAGGTATGGAGAGATTACAAAAAATGCAATTTTAACAGCAATGGAAAATCCAACAAAACTTGATTTAAATTTAGTCAATGCTCAAAAAGCAAGAAGAATGTTAGATAGAATTATAGGTTTTAGATTAAGTAAATTGATGGCTTCAAAATTATCAAATTATCCAACAAAACCTACTGCAGGAAGAGTTCAATCAATTGGTTTAAAACTAATTATTGATCGTGAAAATGAAATTAAAGCATTTGAACCTGAAAAATATCATACTTTGGAGGCAAAAATAAGTGAAGATGTAGTTGCCGAATATTTTAACTCTAATCATGATGGAGATCATCGTAGTTGAATTTATCCAAAAGATATTGAAAAAATTAAAAAAGAAATCAAAGGACCTTTGGAAGTAAAAAGTATTAAAACAGGACAAAGAACAGAAGCTCAAATTACTCCGTTGAAGCAATCTGTTGTATTTCGTAAAGTTCAAGGAAGTTCAAATGTTATCCAAAGTGCAATGCAAAGGCTTTATGAAGGTTATGATGAAGGTGGCTTAATTTCCTATCCAAGAACTGATTCCACAAGACTAAGCCAAACTTTCATTAATGAATCTAAAAAATATATTGAAAAAAAATTTGGAAAGCAATATTTTTCAGAATCTATTAAAGGTGTTGCAGGTGACCAAGATGCCCATGAAGCAATTAGACCAACAGATGTTAGTTTAACACCAGAAATGGCTGTTGCTAAATATGGTATTGAAGGAGCTGAACTTAGAGTTTATACTTTCATTTACAATACAACTTTACAAGCATTAATGAAATCACCTATTCGTTCTACTTTAAGGTATGAATTAGAAAATAATTCTCATAAATTTAAATTATCAAGTAGTAAAGTAATTTTTGATGGATATTATGTAATTGATGGATACGATAGAGATAAAGAATTGCCTATTTACACTGAAGGTCAAAAAATTGAAGTTAAACAATATGTTTATTCTGATCATGAAACAAAACCTCCTGCTAGATATAATGATGGTACTTTAATTCAAATGCTAGATGATTTAAAAATTGGGCGTCCTTCTACTTTTGCAGCAACAGTAAGCAAACTTAAAGAAAGACTTTATGTTAAAGCTGAAGCTACTAATTTGGAACCTTCTGATTTTGGTTTCCAAGTTCTGGAAAAACTTTTAATTAGCTTCCCTGGAACAATTAATGAAGAATATACAGCTAAAGTTGAAGCTGATTTAGATTTAATTGCAGAAAATAAAATTGATTATAAAAAAGTTTTGCAAGATTTTTGAGACTTATTTAGTGAAACTCTTGATACTGCATATTTAACTTTAGAAAGAACGATTCTTATTCCAGAGCAAGTTGGAGAAGAGTGTCCAGATGATGGAGGAGTTTTAATTTATAAAAATTCGCGTCGCGGAGATCGTTTTATAGCTTGTGCTAACTGGCCTGAATGTACATTTACAAGAAGCATTGCTAAGAAAAAATGATTTAATAAGAAAAAATCTACTGAAGAAATCAATTAA
- a CDS encoding YbhB/YbcL family Raf kinase inhibitor-like protein, protein MKIKSNNVKNSILHPDFGGYGNKMDKNQAPSHSLHLEWEEVSGAKSYALEMIDYEASGVVGFPFIHWVVANIKTNSLEEGASLKNQSILQGVNSRTPKGIVPEAFRAPTIELASQYFGPYPPDQSHDYVIRIYALNVEKLNLAKNFNLADLHRAIKGHVIDKGKFVFTYLKK, encoded by the coding sequence ATGAAAATAAAATCAAACAATGTTAAAAATTCAATTTTGCATCCTGATTTTGGAGGATATGGTAATAAAATGGACAAAAATCAGGCGCCTTCACATTCTTTACACCTAGAATGAGAAGAAGTTTCAGGAGCAAAATCATATGCACTAGAAATGATTGATTATGAAGCAAGTGGAGTAGTTGGATTTCCATTTATTCACTGAGTAGTTGCAAATATAAAAACAAACTCTTTAGAAGAAGGTGCTAGCTTAAAAAATCAAAGCATTTTACAAGGTGTAAATTCAAGAACTCCAAAAGGAATTGTTCCAGAAGCTTTTAGAGCTCCAACAATCGAACTTGCTTCACAGTATTTTGGTCCTTATCCACCTGATCAAAGTCATGACTATGTTATAAGAATTTACGCTTTAAATGTAGAAAAGTTGAATTTGGCTAAGAATTTTAATTTAGCAGATTTACATAGAGCAATCAAAGGCCATGTTATTGATAAAGGAAAATTCGTCTTCACATATTTAAAAAAATAA